In one Populus nigra chromosome 12, ddPopNigr1.1, whole genome shotgun sequence genomic region, the following are encoded:
- the LOC133670030 gene encoding pentatricopeptide repeat-containing protein At4g13650, with protein MLTQIQREPMILNQISLRGSLSKSFLSHFPRKFNPTPSLKPSPNPRKCFSWDLSRPALACYAFDEFPNQVNEENLKGIAFLQLMEHRGICANCQTYIWLLDLCLNSGSLVECKKLHGKILKLGFGNESVLCNKLVDVYFALGDLDGVVKVFEDMPNRSVRSWDKIISGFMEKKMSNRVLDLFSCMIEENVSPTEISFASVLRACSGHRNGIRYAEQIHARIICHGLLCSPIISNPLIGLYAKNGLIISARKVFDNLCTKDSVSWVAMISGFSQNGYEEEAIHLFCEMHTAGIFPTPYVFSSVLSGCTKIKLFDVGEQLHALVFKYGSSLETYVCNALVTLYSRMPNFVSAEKVFSKMQSKDEVSFNSLISGLAQQGFSDGALELFTKMKRDYLKPDCVTVASLLSACASNGALCKGEQLHSYVIKAGISSDMIVEGALLDLYVNCSDTKTAHEMFLTAQTENVVLWNVMLVAFGKSDNLRESFRIFRQMQIKGLIPNQFTYPSILRTCTSVGALDLGEQIHTQVIKTGFQFNVYVCSVLIDMYAKHGKLDTAHVILRTLTEDDVVSWTALISGYAQHNLFAEALKHFKEMLNRGIQSDNIGFSSAISACAGIQALNQGRQIHAQSYVSGYSEDLSIGNALVSLYARCGRIKEAYLEFEKIDAKDSISWNGLISGFAQSGYCEDALKVFAQMNRAKLEASFFTFGSAVSAAANIANIKQGKQIHAMIIKRGFDSDIEVSNALITFYAKCGSIEDARREFCEMPEKNDVSWNAMITGYSQHGYGNEAVNLFEKMKQVGEMPNHVTFVGVLSACSHVGLVTKGLGYFESMSKEHGLVPKPAHYACVVDLISRAGFLSRARKFIEEMPIEPDATIWRTLLSACTVHKNVEVGEFAAQHLLELEPEDSATYVLLSNMYAVSGKWDCRDQTRQMMRNRGVKKEPGRSWIEVKNSVHAFYVGDRLHPLADKIYEFLAELNKKAAEIGYFQDRYSLLNDVEQEQKDPTVYIHSEKLAITFGLLSLSDTVPIHVMKNLRVCKDCHSWIKFVSKISNRAIIVRDAYRFHHFEGGICSCKDYW; from the exons ATGCTCACTCAAATCCAACGAGAACCCATGATTCTTAATCAGATTTCCCTTCGTGGCTCACTCTCAAAATCCTTCCTGTCTCACTTCCCGCGCAAATTCAACCCCACTCCCTCTCTAAAACCCTCCCCAAACCCCCGCAAG TGTTTTAGCTGGGATTTAAGTAGACCAGCTCTAGCTTGCTATGCATTCGATGAATTTCCCAACCAAGTAAATGAAGAGAATTTGAAAGGGATTGCGTTTCTGCAGTTGATGGAACACCGTGGGATTTGCGCGAATTGTCAAACATATATATGGCTTTTAGACCTTTGTTTGAATTCTGGGTCTTTGGTAGAATGCAAGAAACTTCATGGGAAGATTTTGAAGTTGGGATTTGGCAATGAAAGTGTTTTGTGTAACAAGCTTGTTGATGTTTATTTTGCGTTAGGTGATTTGGATGGTGTAGTCAAGGTTTTCGAGGACATGCCTAATAGAAGTGTGCGAAGTTGGGATAAGATAATTTCTGGttttatggaaaagaaaatgagtaACAGAGTGCTGGATCTATTTTCGTGCATGATTGAGGAAAATGTAAGTCCAACTGAAATTTCTTTTGCCAGTGTTTTAAGGGCTTGTTCTGGTCATAGAAATGGTATTCGCTATGCAGAGCAGATTCATGCTAGGATTATTTGTCATGGTCTTCTTTGTAGTCCAATTATTTCTAATCCTTTGATTGGTTTGTATGCCAAAAATGGGCTTATAATATCTGCCAGAAAggtatttgataatttatgcACGAAGGATAGTGTTTCTTGGGTGGCTATGATCTCTGGTTTTTCACAGAATGGATATGAAGAAGAGGCCATTCACCTCTTTTGTGAAATGCATACAGCGGGAATTTTTCCCACTCCCTATGTGTTTTCGAGTGTTCTAAGTGGCTgcacaaaaataaagttatttgatGTTGGGGAGCAACTTCATGCCCTAGTTTTCAAGTATGGATCCTCTTTGGAAACTTATGTCTGCAATGCTCTTGTCACATTATATTCCCGAATGCCAAACTTTGTATCTGCTGAAAAAGTTTTCAGCAAAATGCAGTCTAAGGATGAAGTTTCATTTAACTCGCTGATCTCTGGCCTAGCTCAGCAGGGATTTAGTGATGGTGCTTTGGAATTGTTCACGAAAATGAAACGGGATTACTTGAAACCAGACTGTGTTACTGTTGCAAGTCTCTTGAGTGCCTGTGCATCAAATGGGGCCCTTTGTAAGGGAGAACAGCTTCATTCATATGTGATAAAAGCAGGGATATCTTCAGACATGATTGTTGAAGGTGCGCTGCTTGATCTTTATGTGAACTGCTCTGATACAAAAACAGCCCATGAAATGTTTCTCACAGCACAGACAGAAAATGTGGTTTTGTGGAATGTGATGCTTGTGGCTTTTGGGAAGTCAGATAATTTAAGGGAGTCATTTCGAATATTTAGACAAATGCAGATTAAAGGCCTGATACCTAATCAATTCACCTACCCTAGTATTTTGAGAACTTGCACCTCAGTGGGTGCTCTTGATCTAGGAGAGCAGATTCATACTCAAGTCATAAAGACTGGCTTTCAGTTTAATGTGTATGTTTGTAGCGTGCTCATAGATATGTATGCTAAGCATGGAAAACTAGATACTGCCCATGTAATTCTTAGAACACTCACCGAGGATGATGTTGTGTCATGGACAGCTCTGATCTCAGGGTATGCACAGCACAATTTGTTTGCTGAAGCTCTTAAACATTTCAAAGAAATGCTTAACCGAGGGATCCAATCTGATAACATAGGTTTCTCTAGTGCAATCAGTGCATGTGCAGGTATTCAAGCTCTAAATCAAGGACGGCAAATTCATGCTCAATCATACGTTTCTGGTTATTCAGAAGACCTTTCAATTGGTAATGCACTTGTTAGTCTTTATGCCAGATGTGGTAGGATCAAAGAAGCCTACCTGGAATTTGAGAAAATAGATGCAAAAGATAGTATATCATGGAATGGATTGATCTCAGGTTTTGCACAGAGTGGATACTGTGAGGACGCACTGAAGGTCTTTGCTCAAATGAATAGAGCTAAACTAGAAGCTAGTTTTTTCACATTTGGCTCTGCTGTGAGTGCTGCTGCTAATATTGCAAACATAAAACAAGGGAAGCAGATCCATGCGATGATTATAAAAAGAGGGTTTGATTCAGATATTGAAGtttccaatgctttaatcacaTTTTATGCAAAGTGTGGTAGCATTGAAGATGCCAGGAGGGAGTTTTGTGAGATGCCAGAGAAAAATGATGTTTCTTGGAATGCCATGATCACAGGCTATTCTCAACATGGATATGGTAATGAAGCAGTGAATCTTTTTGAGAAGATGAAACAGGTTGGTGAGATGCCAAACCACGTCACTTTTGTGGGAGTTTTATCAGCCTGTAGCCATGTGGGGTTGGTTACTAAGGGTCTTGGCTACTTTGAGTCTATGAGCAAAGAGCACGGCTTAGTGCCTAAGCCTGCGCACTATGCGTGTGTTGTGGATCTGATCAGCCGAGCAGGGTTTTTGAGTCGTGCAAGAAAGTTTATCGAGGAGATGCCAATTGAACCAGATGCAACGATTTGGAGGACACTTTTGAGTGCTTGTACAGTTCATAAGAATGTGGAAGTTGGAGAGTTTGCTGCTCAGCATCTTCTGGAATTGGAACCTGAAGATTCAGCGACTTACGTTCTTTTGTCAAATATGTATGCTGTGTCTGGGAAATGGGATTGCAGGGATCAGACCAGGCAAATGATGAGAAACAGGGGTGTGAAGAAGGAGCCTGGTCGTAGCTGGATAGAGGTTAAGAATTCGGTTCACGCATTCTATGTTGGTGATCGACTCCATCCACTAGCAGATAAAATATATGAGTTCTTGGCcgaactaaataaaaaagcagCTGAAATTGGTTATTTTCAAGATCGATATAGCCTTTTGAATGATGTAGAGCAGGAGCAGAAGGATCCAACTGTTTACATTCACAGTGAGAAACTGGCTATTACGTTTGGACTCCTTAGTTTGTCTGACACAGTTCCAATACATGTAATGAAGAACCTTCGTGTATGTAAAGATTGCCACTCATGGATTAAATTTGTATCAAAGATTTCAAATCGAGCAATTATAGTCCGAGATGCATACCGCTTTCATCATTTTGAAGGTGGTATTTGTTCATGTAAAGATTATTGGTAA